Proteins encoded by one window of Thermus caldifontis:
- a CDS encoding YkgJ family cysteine cluster protein: protein MNPVEAHWRALEADLADYLAKKGIAPSCRAGCFACCFGLVTLSRLEGEALLPHLSQAQRSRLLEEGPKRLALLREGKDDPRFPSRHFLSRTPCPLLEEGLCGVYPWRPLACRGLLTQGDPRLCEPEAGLKQGQFLPAPWRMARLRMEAVWEEERRRYGFLVLGELATLLYLLLSGFPGEREEAEVLLQELGILGGRWGFQMV, encoded by the coding sequence ATGAACCCGGTGGAAGCCCATTGGCGGGCCCTCGAGGCGGACCTGGCCGACTATCTGGCCAAAAAGGGGATCGCACCCTCTTGCCGGGCCGGGTGCTTCGCCTGCTGCTTCGGCCTTGTAACCCTTTCCCGCCTGGAAGGGGAGGCCCTTCTCCCCCACCTCAGCCAGGCCCAAAGGTCCCGGCTCCTGGAGGAAGGCCCCAAGCGGCTTGCCCTCCTGAGGGAAGGCAAGGACGACCCCCGCTTCCCAAGCCGCCATTTCCTCTCCCGCACCCCCTGCCCCTTGCTGGAAGAGGGCCTCTGCGGGGTCTATCCCTGGCGTCCGCTGGCCTGCCGGGGGCTTCTCACCCAGGGTGACCCCAGGCTCTGCGAGCCCGAGGCGGGCCTAAAGCAGGGCCAGTTCCTCCCCGCTCCCTGGCGCATGGCCCGCCTACGCATGGAGGCGGTTTGGGAGGAGGAAAGGAGGCGGTACGGTTTCCTGGTCCTGGGGGAGCTGGCCACCCTCTTGTACCTGCTCCTTTCCGGGTTCCCCGGGGAAAGGGAGGAAGCGGAAGTCCTCTTGCAGGAACT